The Oikeobacillus pervagus genome window below encodes:
- a CDS encoding Lrp/AsnC family transcriptional regulator, whose product MKLTDREIEILEILEKDALLSSDSIAKMIGLNKDETEEIIKKLQDEKIIVHYTTLIDWAKVDNYQGVTAMIDVKVTPKRGVGFREVAERIYRFQEVSSVYLMSGAYDLSVTVEGKSMNEIAQFVSEKLSTLDSVVSTTTHFQLKKYKHDGSVYDSDQNDNRIVVSP is encoded by the coding sequence ATGAAGCTAACCGATAGAGAGATTGAAATTTTGGAGATTTTGGAAAAAGACGCTCTCCTCTCTTCTGATAGCATTGCAAAAATGATTGGGTTAAATAAAGATGAAACAGAAGAGATCATTAAAAAATTACAAGATGAAAAGATCATTGTTCATTATACAACTTTGATTGACTGGGCAAAAGTGGATAATTATCAAGGAGTTACGGCCATGATCGATGTGAAAGTCACACCGAAAAGGGGAGTTGGCTTTCGTGAAGTTGCCGAAAGAATCTATCGCTTTCAAGAAGTATCTTCCGTCTATTTAATGTCCGGAGCTTATGATCTCTCTGTAACTGTTGAAGGAAAATCGATGAACGAAATTGCTCAATTTGTATCGGAAAAGCTGTCAACATTGGATTCAGTTGTTTCGACAACAACTCATTTTCAGCTGAAAAAATACAAACATGATGGTAGCGTATATGATTCCGATCAAAATGATAATAGAATTGTGGTGTCCCCATGA
- a CDS encoding sodium-dependent transporter gives MSKKEQWSSKIGFILAAAGSAIGLGAIWKFPYMAGTNGGGVFFLLFIFFTIVIGAPILIAEFYIGRSTQKDAVSAFRKLAPHSPWYWVGIVGVISAFIILSFYSVVGGWILSYLTRSVTGGLSGKTQEQYSELFQSVINQPSEVLITQFIFMIMTILVVQGGIQKGIERVSKYMMPALFILFIILVIRSITLDGAMEGVSFLLKPDWSLLTADTFLLALGQAFFALSIGVSIMITYASYLGKNEDMPRSALSVAGLNIFISLLAGLVIFPAVFAFGFEPDAGPGLVFVVLPAVFNEMAFGGVFFFVFLILLLFATLTSAFSILEIVVAAFTKGDPTKRKRFAWITGALIFLTGIPSALSFGVLSDVQIAGRSIFDFADFITSNIGMPLGAFFISLFVGFRMKKLDVFNEVSNGSTISKTLFQCWYVAVKYIAPIAIVLIFLRSLGII, from the coding sequence ATGTCAAAAAAAGAACAATGGTCATCTAAGATCGGATTTATCCTTGCTGCGGCTGGCTCGGCAATTGGCCTGGGAGCAATATGGAAGTTCCCATATATGGCAGGAACAAATGGTGGTGGAGTGTTTTTTCTACTTTTCATTTTTTTCACCATCGTCATTGGAGCGCCCATTTTAATAGCCGAATTCTATATTGGGAGAAGTACTCAGAAAGATGCGGTTTCCGCTTTCAGAAAATTAGCACCACATTCCCCATGGTATTGGGTCGGAATTGTCGGGGTCATATCCGCTTTTATCATTTTATCCTTTTATAGTGTGGTCGGCGGATGGATTTTATCTTATTTAACCCGTAGTGTAACAGGAGGATTGTCTGGAAAAACACAAGAACAATATAGTGAATTATTCCAATCTGTTATTAACCAACCTTCTGAAGTTCTGATCACCCAGTTCATTTTTATGATTATGACCATTTTGGTCGTACAAGGCGGGATTCAAAAAGGGATCGAACGTGTCAGTAAGTATATGATGCCTGCCTTATTTATTTTATTTATCATTCTAGTCATTCGTTCTATCACATTGGATGGAGCGATGGAAGGGGTTTCGTTTTTATTAAAACCTGATTGGTCTTTGTTAACGGCGGATACCTTTTTACTTGCACTTGGACAAGCGTTTTTCGCCCTTAGTATAGGGGTTTCTATTATGATAACCTATGCGTCCTATCTAGGGAAAAATGAAGATATGCCAAGGTCTGCCTTATCTGTAGCTGGGTTAAATATTTTCATTTCCTTGCTTGCGGGACTCGTTATATTCCCGGCTGTCTTTGCTTTTGGATTTGAGCCGGATGCTGGACCAGGGCTTGTATTTGTCGTACTGCCAGCTGTGTTTAATGAAATGGCCTTTGGTGGAGTATTTTTCTTTGTTTTCTTAATTTTGTTACTGTTCGCTACTTTAACATCTGCTTTCTCGATTTTAGAAATTGTTGTAGCAGCATTTACGAAGGGGGACCCAACAAAGAGAAAACGCTTTGCCTGGATTACCGGGGCATTGATTTTCCTAACGGGGATTCCTAGTGCGTTGTCATTTGGAGTTTTATCAGATGTTCAAATCGCAGGAAGATCGATTTTTGACTTCGCTGATTTCATTACAAGTAATATTGGAATGCCATTAGGTGCCTTTTTCATCTCTCTATTTGTAGGATTTCGAATGAAAAAACTAGATGTATTCAATGAAGTAAGCAATGGTTCGACGATCAGTAAGACATTATTTCAATGCTGGTATGTGGCTGTGAAGTATATTGCACCAATTGCCATTGTTTTAATCTTTCTCCGCTCATTAGGAATTATTTAA
- a CDS encoding aminotransferase, producing the protein MTKTKEFVAESVQNMRPSGIRKFFDLAANMEGVVSLGVGEPDFVTSWSVREAAILSLEKGYTSYTANAGLLELRNEIADYMENRFHVKYDPKEEIIVTVGASQAIDIAMRAIINPGDEIIVVEPCFVSYVPLVELAGGKAVTIETKPEHDFKLQPDQLKQAITPKTKALLICSPNNPTGTQLTKEDLQGICDIVIEHDLLVIADEIYAELAYDIQHTSIASIEGMQERTILINGFSKGFAMTGWRLGFCCAPKEISHACLKIHQYAMMCASTPAQYAALEALQSGMDDVVQMTKDYRRRRNYIVSSLNEIGLDCHIPGGAFYAFPSIKSTGLSSEEFAEKLLMEQKVAVVPGNVFGKGGEGHIRCSYASSMEQLQEAIKRIKNFIEK; encoded by the coding sequence ATGACAAAAACAAAAGAGTTTGTAGCAGAATCTGTCCAAAACATGCGCCCATCTGGTATCCGAAAATTCTTTGATTTAGCTGCGAATATGGAAGGGGTCGTGTCTCTAGGGGTTGGTGAGCCGGATTTCGTCACTTCATGGTCTGTCCGAGAAGCGGCTATTCTTTCACTCGAAAAAGGGTATACATCCTATACAGCCAATGCTGGTTTATTAGAATTACGAAATGAAATAGCTGATTATATGGAAAATCGCTTCCATGTGAAATATGATCCGAAAGAAGAAATCATTGTGACGGTAGGGGCGAGTCAGGCGATTGATATTGCGATGCGGGCAATCATCAACCCAGGAGATGAAATCATTGTAGTAGAGCCATGCTTTGTTTCCTATGTTCCATTAGTGGAGCTTGCAGGCGGAAAAGCCGTCACAATTGAAACAAAACCAGAACATGATTTCAAATTGCAACCTGACCAACTCAAACAAGCAATCACACCAAAAACAAAGGCATTGCTCATATGTTCTCCAAATAATCCGACGGGTACCCAATTGACGAAGGAAGATCTACAAGGTATTTGTGACATCGTCATCGAACATGACTTATTAGTAATTGCCGATGAAATCTATGCAGAATTAGCGTATGATATCCAACATACGTCCATTGCCAGTATCGAAGGGATGCAAGAAAGAACGATTTTGATCAATGGATTTTCAAAAGGATTTGCAATGACAGGGTGGCGACTTGGATTTTGCTGTGCGCCGAAAGAAATTAGTCATGCATGCTTAAAAATTCATCAATATGCGATGATGTGTGCCTCCACACCTGCTCAATACGCAGCGCTTGAAGCTCTTCAAAGTGGCATGGATGATGTTGTACAAATGACGAAAGATTATCGAAGAAGAAGAAATTATATTGTGTCTTCCTTAAATGAAATCGGGCTAGATTGTCATATCCCTGGAGGTGCTTTCTACGCATTTCCTTCCATTAAAAGCACAGGATTATCATCAGAGGAATTCGCAGAAAAATTATTAATGGAACAAAAGGTAGCTGTTGTGCCTGGGAATGTGTTCGGAAAAGGTGGAGAAGGACATATTCGATGCTCCTATGCCTCTTCCATGGAACAACTACAAGAAGCGATCAAACGAATAAAAAATTTCATTGAAAAATAA
- a CDS encoding ornithine--oxo-acid transaminase — translation MSAKSNSIIEQTERFGANNYHPLPIVISEAEGVWVKDPEGRMYMDMLSAYSAVNQGHRHPKIIQALVDQANRVTLTSRAFHNDQLGLWYEKICDLTNKEMVLPMNTGAEAVETALKMARRWGYDVKGIPPDQAEIIVCEGNFHGRTLGAISLSSESEYKRGFGPLLSGIRIIPYGDLEALKQAITPRTAAFLIEPIQGEAGIIIPPQGFLKKAFEMSKENQVLFMVDEIQSGLGRAGKMFACDWEEVEPDVYILGKALGGGVLPISCVAANKDILGVFQPGSHGSTFGGNPLACAVSIAALDVIVEENLIQRSFDLGNYFVRKLKEIHHPNIKEIRGKGLFIGVELNGPARPFCEALKNEGLLCKETHESVIRFAPPLIIKREELDWAIERIKKVLS, via the coding sequence ATGTCGGCAAAATCGAACTCGATTATTGAACAAACAGAACGTTTTGGTGCGAATAATTATCACCCGCTTCCGATCGTTATTTCAGAAGCGGAAGGGGTTTGGGTGAAGGATCCTGAGGGTAGAATGTATATGGATATGTTAAGTGCCTATTCGGCTGTGAATCAAGGTCATCGCCACCCGAAGATTATTCAGGCATTGGTCGACCAAGCGAACCGTGTGACATTAACATCTCGTGCGTTTCACAATGATCAGCTTGGTCTGTGGTATGAAAAAATTTGTGACTTAACAAATAAGGAAATGGTTCTGCCGATGAATACGGGTGCTGAAGCGGTGGAAACAGCTTTGAAAATGGCGCGTCGCTGGGGATATGATGTGAAGGGAATTCCACCTGATCAAGCTGAAATCATTGTTTGTGAGGGGAATTTTCATGGGAGGACATTGGGAGCGATTTCACTTTCTTCAGAGTCTGAATATAAGCGTGGCTTTGGTCCATTGCTTTCGGGGATCCGCATCATTCCCTATGGTGACTTAGAGGCGTTAAAGCAAGCGATTACTCCTCGTACGGCGGCATTTTTAATAGAACCGATTCAAGGAGAAGCTGGTATTATCATCCCTCCGCAAGGGTTTTTAAAAAAAGCATTTGAAATGAGTAAGGAAAATCAGGTACTCTTTATGGTGGATGAAATTCAATCAGGCCTTGGTCGTGCGGGTAAAATGTTTGCTTGTGATTGGGAGGAAGTTGAACCTGATGTGTATATTTTAGGGAAAGCTCTTGGTGGCGGCGTATTGCCGATTTCTTGTGTTGCGGCCAATAAAGATATATTAGGTGTTTTTCAACCGGGTTCGCATGGTTCTACTTTTGGAGGAAATCCACTTGCATGTGCGGTTTCCATTGCAGCATTAGACGTTATAGTAGAAGAAAACCTTATCCAACGATCCTTTGACCTTGGGAACTATTTTGTTCGAAAGTTGAAAGAAATTCATCATCCGAATATAAAAGAAATACGTGGAAAAGGTCTATTTATTGGGGTAGAATTAAATGGGCCTGCAAGACCATTTTGCGAGGCATTGAAGAATGAAGGATTACTTTGTAAAGAAACCCATGAAAGCGTTATCCGTTTTGCCCCTCCTCTTATAATAAAAAGGGAAGAATTGGATTGGGCGATTGAACGTATTAAAAAAGTATTATCCTAA
- the yugI gene encoding S1 domain-containing post-transcriptional regulator GSP13 — translation MTTKYEVGNVITGKVTGIQPYGAFIALDDETQGLVHISEITHGYVKDIHEFLKIGDEVNVKVMSIDEGEGKISLSIRALEEPKIQMVQKQTRRRQGSVKPEIDSDSASGFNTLKEKLEEWIEQQSKANDTIKR, via the coding sequence ATGACGACAAAATATGAAGTTGGCAATGTCATTACAGGAAAGGTAACAGGTATACAACCGTACGGTGCGTTTATTGCCCTTGATGATGAGACACAAGGGTTAGTTCATATCTCTGAAATCACTCATGGATATGTAAAAGATATTCATGAATTTTTAAAAATTGGCGATGAAGTGAATGTTAAGGTGATGTCTATTGATGAAGGAGAAGGAAAAATCAGCCTCTCCATTCGTGCTTTAGAAGAACCGAAAATCCAAATGGTCCAAAAGCAAACAAGACGTCGTCAAGGAAGTGTAAAGCCTGAAATAGATTCAGACTCTGCATCTGGATTTAATACGTTAAAAGAAAAATTGGAAGAATGGATTGAACAGCAATCCAAAGCAAACGATACAATTAAAAGATAA
- the pruA gene encoding L-glutamate gamma-semialdehyde dehydrogenase yields the protein MIPYKHEPFTDFTNEKNHKDFVQALKTVERYLGQEYPLIIGGERIMTEDKIISINPAKKTEVIGKVAKANKKLAGEAMNAAGRAFQFWRKVKPEFRAGFLFKAAAIIRRRKHEFSALLTKEAGKPWKEADADTAEAIDFLEYYGRQMLKLKDGVPVESRPGEFNRYGYIPLGVGVVISPWNFPFAIMAGTTVAALVTGNTVVLKPASTTPVIAAKFVEVLEEAGLPKGVLNYVPGSGSEIGDYLVDHPKTRFISFTGSRDVGLRIFERAGQLSEGQIWLKRVIAEMGGKDTIVVDKEADLELAAQSIVASAFGFSGQKCSACSRAVVVEDVYEEVLNRVVELTEKLTIGNPSRQDYFMGPVIDQAAYDKIMSYIEIGKGEGKLMIGGEGDDSEGYFIRPTVFADLDPKARIMQEEIFGPVVGFTKAKNFDQAIEIANNTEYGLTGAVITTNREHIEKAREDFHVGNLYFNRGCTGAIVGYQPFGGFNLSGTDSKAGGPDYLPLHMQGKTTSEMF from the coding sequence ATGATTCCTTACAAACATGAACCATTTACTGATTTTACAAATGAAAAAAACCACAAGGATTTCGTACAGGCATTGAAGACCGTTGAAAGATACTTAGGTCAAGAATATCCGCTGATTATAGGTGGAGAAAGGATCATGACAGAAGATAAAATTATATCCATAAATCCTGCGAAAAAAACTGAAGTCATCGGGAAAGTGGCCAAGGCCAATAAGAAATTGGCGGGAGAAGCCATGAATGCCGCTGGCCGTGCTTTTCAGTTTTGGAGAAAAGTAAAACCAGAATTTCGTGCGGGATTCCTATTTAAAGCAGCTGCCATCATTCGTCGTCGGAAACATGAGTTTTCTGCATTGTTAACGAAAGAGGCTGGGAAACCTTGGAAGGAAGCGGACGCAGATACAGCCGAGGCCATTGATTTCCTAGAATATTACGGTCGTCAAATGTTGAAGTTGAAAGATGGAGTACCTGTAGAAAGTCGCCCTGGAGAATTTAATCGTTACGGATATATTCCATTAGGTGTGGGAGTTGTCATTTCCCCTTGGAACTTCCCGTTTGCGATTATGGCAGGAACCACAGTAGCGGCATTAGTGACAGGGAATACGGTTGTGTTAAAGCCGGCTTCTACAACTCCAGTCATTGCAGCTAAGTTTGTAGAAGTTTTAGAAGAAGCTGGACTTCCTAAAGGTGTGCTGAATTATGTACCTGGGAGCGGTTCGGAAATAGGGGATTATCTAGTAGATCATCCGAAAACACGCTTTATCTCATTCACAGGATCCCGCGATGTCGGTTTACGGATTTTTGAACGGGCCGGTCAATTAAGCGAAGGGCAAATTTGGTTAAAACGAGTCATCGCTGAAATGGGTGGAAAAGATACGATTGTAGTCGACAAAGAAGCTGATTTGGAATTAGCTGCCCAATCGATTGTCGCCTCTGCGTTCGGTTTTTCCGGCCAAAAATGCTCAGCATGCTCACGTGCCGTCGTCGTGGAGGATGTATATGAGGAAGTTTTGAACCGTGTTGTGGAACTAACGGAAAAATTAACAATCGGAAATCCAAGCAGGCAAGATTATTTCATGGGACCGGTGATCGACCAAGCGGCCTATGATAAAATCATGTCCTATATTGAGATTGGAAAGGGTGAAGGAAAACTAATGATCGGCGGCGAAGGAGATGATTCAGAAGGGTATTTCATCCGCCCAACCGTATTCGCCGACCTCGATCCAAAAGCGCGCATTATGCAAGAAGAAATCTTTGGCCCAGTCGTTGGATTTACAAAAGCAAAAAATTTCGACCAGGCAATTGAGATTGCAAACAACACCGAATACGGATTGACCGGAGCTGTAATTACAACAAACCGGGAACATATAGAAAAAGCACGCGAAGATTTCCACGTAGGAAACCTTTATTTCAACCGTGGCTGCACAGGCGCCATCGTCGGCTACCAACCATTCGGCGGATTCAACCTATCCGGAACCGACTCCAAAGCCGGCGGGCCAGATTACCTACCCCTTCATATGCAAGGAAAGACTACCTCGGAAATGTTTTGA
- a CDS encoding Glu/Leu/Phe/Val family dehydrogenase, with the protein MTENLNLFTSTQNVIKEALTRLGYNAEMYELLKEPLRIFTVRIPVRMDDGSTKIFTGYRAQHNDAAGPTKGGVRFHPDVNEEEVKALSMWMTLKAGIVDLPYGGGKGGIICDPRQMSMNELERLSRGYVRAISQVVGPTKDVPAPDVYTNSQIMAWMMDEYSHIREFDSPGFITGKPIVLGGSQGREKATAQGVTICIEEAAKKRGIDIKGARVVIQGFGNAGSFLAKFMYEAGAKVIGISDAYGALHDPEGLDIPYLLDRRDSFGTVTTLFDQKITNKELLELDCDILVPAAISNQITEENAHKIKASILVEAANGPTTLEATKILTERGILLVPDVLASAGGVTVSYFEWVQNNQGYYWTEEEVNDKLQEKLVDAFNNIYDTAQTRGINMRLAAYMVGVRRTAEAAKYRGWV; encoded by the coding sequence ATGACAGAAAATCTTAATTTATTTACATCAACCCAGAATGTCATTAAGGAAGCTTTAACAAGGCTTGGTTATAATGCGGAAATGTATGAACTTTTAAAAGAACCGCTCCGTATTTTCACGGTAAGAATTCCTGTGCGTATGGATGATGGGTCAACAAAAATCTTTACTGGTTATCGTGCGCAACATAATGATGCAGCTGGTCCAACAAAAGGAGGAGTTCGTTTCCATCCAGATGTCAATGAGGAGGAAGTGAAAGCCCTTTCTATGTGGATGACATTAAAAGCAGGAATTGTTGATCTTCCTTATGGAGGCGGTAAAGGCGGTATTATTTGCGATCCGCGCCAAATGTCGATGAATGAACTTGAAAGACTAAGCCGTGGTTATGTTCGAGCCATTAGCCAAGTAGTGGGGCCGACGAAAGATGTGCCAGCCCCAGACGTCTACACCAACTCGCAAATTATGGCATGGATGATGGATGAATATAGTCATATTCGTGAATTTGATTCCCCAGGTTTTATTACAGGAAAACCGATTGTGTTAGGTGGTTCACAAGGACGTGAGAAAGCGACAGCACAAGGGGTCACGATTTGTATTGAAGAAGCGGCCAAAAAACGCGGTATTGATATCAAAGGGGCACGAGTTGTTATTCAAGGATTTGGAAACGCAGGAAGCTTTCTAGCCAAATTCATGTATGAAGCAGGGGCAAAAGTGATCGGGATTTCCGATGCTTATGGAGCATTACATGATCCAGAAGGTTTAGATATTCCTTATTTATTAGATCGTCGTGATAGCTTCGGTACGGTCACCACTTTATTTGACCAGAAGATTACGAATAAAGAATTGCTGGAATTAGATTGTGATATTTTAGTTCCTGCTGCGATTTCAAACCAGATTACCGAAGAAAATGCTCATAAAATTAAAGCTTCGATTCTTGTGGAAGCGGCGAACGGACCGACAACATTGGAAGCAACTAAAATTTTGACAGAGCGTGGGATTCTTCTCGTACCAGATGTATTGGCAAGTGCTGGTGGTGTCACTGTGTCTTATTTTGAGTGGGTTCAAAACAACCAAGGATATTATTGGACAGAAGAAGAAGTGAACGATAAGCTCCAAGAAAAATTAGTCGATGCGTTTAATAATATTTATGATACAGCTCAAACACGTGGAATTAATATGCGTTTAGCCGCCTATATGGTGGGAGTGCGCAGAACAGCTGAGGCAGCGAAATATAGAGGGTGGGTATAA